From the genome of Stigmatopora nigra isolate UIUO_SnigA chromosome 2, RoL_Snig_1.1, whole genome shotgun sequence:
GTTCATGCTTGTGGACCTGGTGTTAATCATGTTATAAAATCTCTATTTCCAAAATCTTGTGGCgtgaaagaaacattttttttttacttttactttttcaaTTCCTCCATAAAGTAGATTAGTGCTTCCCTTGAATTCTCAGAACGTGTCCAACCTAACCCTAAAGTAGTTCAACTTCTTCCATCTTTAATCCGCAGTGCAGCAGTTAGGTCAGCCCATAAATTGCTGCAGAGGTAACTGTGAGGTCAGCCAGTACAGGATGAGCAATCCGTTCTAAACCTTAACATCACTGGCACACTGTATATACACTTTCTAACAGTGGccgtccgtgcattttctcgtagcgccttcaacggaTTAAATCCACTttctagcagcatttaatgattaaatacaaatactgcgaTGAACGTTGATACGTCCATATGCcaaacggcaaaaattgcactgatTGATTAAATATAAACACTGGAGTTTAAATACAAACCCAaaataaaccccccaaaaacacaGACCTAACAGTATTCTAAGGTAGTTTTTATCACCTAAGCTTGAATGCATTAAATTCCTTATTTTAAATCTGGTCCCTCCATTCTACAGTATTATCAGCGGGGTGATGTCATCACAGAAGTGTTATAACTCGGTCCTTCTTTCCAACTAATATCCTTGACACAATTATGCCCCCTGAGAGTGAGATAGACTTGCAGTTTTCGTGATTCATCGAGAGACAGGCTCAAAAAAGATGTCTGCTTCCTAGGGTATAGTGCTAATAAGTGAAGCAATGTCATCTGAAAAGAAAGCAGTATTATGTGATTTACAGTACTTGAAGGTGCTCGAAATATTGTTTTGTCCGTTCTTCGTTTGCATTTGTTACATCGCAATTGAATGACACAAGTCCTGTAAAGTTGCAAAGATTGAGAACAATTTGTGCATCTGAATTAATCAATTATACAAATAATCTCTTTTTTGGGGCCCCTCCCGCTACAGAGGGACAATTGCTGTCAGTAGATATTTGGCACAGGTCTAACTTCCTaacaacagtaatccctcgaatatcgcgtttcactacatcacagatttgaagtaaaaaaaaaatgtttaaagttcATAATAATGTGAAAAGCCATAGTGAAACTAGCAAGCATTAactgcaataatcgagggattcctgtaattccttttatttaataatttggctATACTGACATTGACACGCTCAATTTATCTTTTGGACAGCCACTATGTTTTTAATCAGTCTTTTCGGCTCTTTGTTAAAGTAGAACTCACTTAACtaatcttttgttgttgtttttcatatcACAGATTACAGATAATGGGCTGTGTGCAATGCAAGGATAAAGAAGCAACCAAACTCACAGAGGATAGAGACACCAGTTTTTCCCAGGCTGCAGGCTACCGCTATGAGCCCGAGCCCATGCCACAGCACTACCCCAGCTTCGGGGTCACGACTATCCCCAACTACAACAACTTCCACACACCTATCGGGCAAGGGGTGGCTGTTTTTGGTGGGATCTGCACTTCCTCTAATACTGGAACCCTCAGGACCCGTGGTGGCACAGGTAAACTCTTAAAAGAATAATTCCGGGGAACTCGCTGGAGGAAATTCTTCTGAAAAGTATGTTTGTAAATAAAGGCGCCCTATGTTATGATAAATCAGCTAGGCCGTACGTTTAAGGCACATCATGTACAAAACAACaattcatacatcaactctgctttcagctttaaATAAAAGTTGAATTTACACACTTGGAGAAGGTGAGGAAATTCAATTAGGATCCAatagccgtttctggccaccataaaaaaaatcaactctctaCGTAGGACgttttggacaaacgtagcaagagaatcttaacatacatactcacacacccataaatcctACTTTTTAAGTATTATAGATAAGAGAAGTCTCACCTGCCCTCCCTCCGAATTCAGTGCGAGCGACCCTGCCATACAAGAACATCCTCCAAGTATAGGATTGATGGCCTTATGTATTATCAAGCACGAGCAAAATTTTGAATGGAATTCCTTTATTGGTACAATATTCCCACACTTTCGGAATTAGTTACTGACACAAGATGGCCGTCACAATGTCCGAGTCGGTTGTTTTTGAGTGGCCATCACGTATTTGGCTTCTCCTTCCGAATCGAGCACGACAAACGAGGACCACTAAAATTTCGAAAAGATGCTCAGACTCACATTAATGGCCGCCAAGGTGGGCAACCTAATGTTTCGTTTCCTCGGGCAGGTATGTATGGCCAAAGTCTCCTCAAACTGGTTTACATAAGTCAAGTAGGTCGTAAGTCAGttacgtttatttatttttatgtatgtgCAATCCGGAATTTTTATATACATGAATGCAAAAGTCATATAAAACTAGTAGATGTTTatcctactttaaaaaaaaatatttgtgcagGAGTCACCCTGTTTGTGGCACTTTATGACTATGAAGCAAGGACAGAAGATGACCTCAGTTTTAGAAAAGGAGAACGATTCCAGATTATCAACAGCACGTAAGTCACCACAGCTTctttttatacattattttaattttcattcatgAGGTAAAATAGTTTTCATTGTCTATAATGAACAAGGGACAATACATTTAGCATTTCTTCctttggaaaaacaacaacaagatgcAATAAATCAGTTTTCTGCAGGGTAAATAAAAATAGCTGTTCTTCTAATCATTTTGAACTACATTCTTTATTCCAGTGAAGGGGACTGGTGGGACGCACGCTCGCTAAACACGGGTGGCAGTGGTTACATCCCTAGTAATTATGTGGCTCCAGTGGATTCCATCCAAGCAGAGGAGTAAGTAGAGCTAGTAGGCACATTGTTTTTGCACTGTATGTCGGTCAGAATCAAAGTATTAGATAGAAAGAAAATACCaaatgtagtatttgttgtttgcaTATTCAGTAGTCAGTGCATAATATTCCTTGAGATTCTTAATGTTGACAGTTGCTTCCAGTTCGCGAAAGAAATAAGACATTTCTTAGTAACAATATCTTTTCTTAGAATTTCTACTAAATGTGTAGTTACTAGAAATGTTGAAAGGGATTCCTGAAGAATCCTAGCCCTAAAGAGATCTCCTTCGAGCACTGAGAGGACTTCAATTGCCTTAGGAGCTCTGTAAAACTGAACAAAATTGCAAATGGGAATCACAAGAGAGCTATTCACTGACACACAACACTGAAATAGTctcatatcatctcattttcggaactgcTTCATCTTCATTAgcgttgtggggggtgctggcgcTACACTAAAACAATATTAAACTATTTTAAGTAACATTGCCACTCTTATACTTTCCCCAGTATAAGAGAGTGGTGTAAAGCTCACCTGCACATGAGGTTTTATATTTGTGTCCTGAGTACTATTTAGATAATATAATATGACATTTGTAGATAATAATTGTGGGCTTTTTAAACATTCTGTAGTCTAATTTTAGAGTATTGCTTACGATTCATTTAGCgataaacatttattatttcCTTATAGATgagggttttttgttgtttccgTTGATATGCTTTCTCTTTTGATTATAGTTGGTATTTTGGTAAACTGGGCCGAAAGGAGGCTGAAAGACAGTTGCTCTCGACTGGGAACCAACGGGGTACTTACCTTATCCGAGAGAGTGAAACCACAAAGGGTAATTTTCTTCTTTATGTTCTATCTTTAGTTGTGAGTTTACTATTCACAAATAACTTcacttgcaaaaaaacatattacttCCTGAAGGTGCCTTTTCCTTATCCATACGGGACTGGGATGAGGTTAAAGGCGACCATGTGAAACATTACAAGATCCGCAAGTTGGACAGAGGTGGCTACTACATCACCACCAGAGCTCAGTTTGATTCACTATCACAGCTGGTTCAGCACTACTCAGGTATGTCAGCTCTTTGATATTAAGGCTTAGTTCTTGAGTTTTACATGCCGTGAGTTTGAGATTTTGTTGTTAACATGTCCCCTGCGATTGGTCGGAGACCTGTCCAGGGTTTAACGGTAAGTAAGATAAGTGGTATAAAAAATggacagtaaaaataaaaatgatggagCTCATAAACTTATTTAACATTCTTAGTAAGTCTACAACATAGTATGACATTACACTAATGAAAGAACTGAACCAGGTTTACAAAAACTATCAATTGcaagatacagtggtacctcgagatacgagcataatgtgttccgggactgagctcgtatgtcgatttacttgtaaaaTTGAAAgcaagccacctgatggtggttcactcgcctgactttggccTGACAGGTGCGGTTTCGGTTTccattcccgctggtggtggtggtggtatgattgagTGCCAATGGCCGTTTGTCTCTAATCATGCCCTATATCTGATTGGCGACCTgtctagagtgtagtctgcctttttcgTTCGAGGTAATCCTGGATAGGCTGTGGTAATCGACCGCAAACCTTACGAGGATGATTCGGTACTGAAGATGAATGATATTGAGTGCATTTGGCTCGGTTTCATGAAATCATACATTTTCTAGGTCAGATGATTCATGTGCCTCTAGGCGGAGCCAAGTGTTTGCTTTATGATAGGAAACTCTTGTGATGACCAACcctgaaacagaaaaaaagcctttaatGGAGAACAATTGATTCAACAGATATGAAATCGTTATCTCCAACCCATCATCCTGACCCACTGCATTTCAAGGAAAagctttgtttttcatttgctgTGGATAGAGTTCACATGTTAGCAGGTTTTATGACAGGCCCAACGTGAACAGAGTACCTAATTACTATGCAATTGGCCCAGATGGGCTTTGACAGCCGGTTAAGCACCCTCACAGTTGAAACTCACATCTTTATCTCATCTTAACTTCCCCATGCAAACACTATAGGGACTGAACACAACAGAGTGGATTTTTGCACAAAGTCGGCTGCAATCTACTGGTTTAATCAATAACAAGCAAACAAGAGCTTTCTCTGGAGTGAAACGCAAGACGTTTGATTTCATGAGACAACGTCAACAAAGATAATCGAAGTCAAAGCAGTTAGTTCCTACACTAGGCTAACACCAATGCTTTTCTCTTCTATTGCATAAAGCACTGTTATTATGTTTAACGACTGCTTACGTGTACATTTCTTAGAACCAAGATTATCACTTAACACTACAGCCATAATCGTAAACCATATGGAAGTTAAAAGACCATTAAAAGGGAGTCTTTACCTGCTTTATGACCAAACATATACAATATGGGTGAAAGTGTTGGGACTAATCTCTTACTCAGACACAGTACTACAACCCGAAACTGAGTGGAAAGATGAGttgcaaattatttattttataacaagtatTCCTTAGGTTAGTATCCAAACAtcgttttagtatacatttttataaacatatatttatttttcaaaagtctgATCTACAATGTCTGATCCTTCCTCTcttgaaaaatgtaaattgaattgaattgaatgcttttatggaaaaataattgttatttttactcTCTTCACTTGAATTTTTTCAAGCAGCACTTAGAAACACtaatttcttcttcttattgCTGTCGTCACCTCTTTGTAGACGTCttctattttttatgttttttccagACCGAGCTGCTGGTCTCTGCTGTCGCTTGGTGGTTCCTTGCTACAAAGGAATGCCGCGCCTTGCTGACCTGTCAGTCAAAACCAAAGATGTGTGGGAGATCCCTCGGGAGTCACTGCAGCTGATAAAGCGTCTCGGGAATGGACAGTTTGGTGAAGTCTGGATGGGTATGGATCCAGCTGATTCCAAAATAATGGGCTGCATGGAGGAGGGCAGTCAGACATGCCTGACTCCAAACCATAAGCAAATAAGCAGGGTCCTTCATTGGGATCATTTGCTTTGTATGTATTTTATCAGTCCCAAGGTGGCCTCCTTCATCGTCCATGTACTTTTTCCCTGTAGTTAACCTCGTATGCCTTCCCTCTGGTCCCTGTAGAGCATGTGGATGGTTTGAGAGTATaagttaaccctaaccctaaccccttacacTGGGGGTTTGAATCATGATGCCTGGGAAATTACCACAGGCACACTAGAATTGGAGTTAAAACTGGTAACTGGATGTTTTAACAGAGGTTTTTGCGGTAAGAATAGTACcaacaatgacattttcacGAGATTTCACCATGGAAttcaataacattttattttcattgtttttgcttTAATATTGAATTTAAATTAGATGTTCATTTTGTTAATAACAATAGCATTTTTAATTCACTGTCAACCGAAAATCCAGATTAACATGTTTCACAACATGAGATCAGCAGAACTACTATGTTGGtccatattttcttttgcaATGTTGAAACATGCCTGTTTACAGTAGTACAACAGTCATGTTGATTTTGAGCAATTGGCATGACCACAGTTGGAAGCTTACGTCCTCCCTCTTGTTAATCATCTACCCAAGGATTATCTGCTCCCATGTTGGCTAGTTGTTGCTCCCCAATTCCTCACTGGATTGAATTGATGgctttttaaatccaattcaaATCAGAGTACATTCTAAACCTTAACCAATCAATATTCCATCTCCAGCTGTATGCGTGGGAACTAAAGatgatcttatttatttatagtataTCCTGATCTCATGTTGTTTGTCATGTTTACAGAAGTATTGGCAATATAACAGTCATTTGTTGCATGTTTTACCAGTCTTTCTGATTGGACAGTCTGGACATGAATTGTTAAATAAGTTACTAG
Proteins encoded in this window:
- the fynb gene encoding tyrosine-protein kinase fynb isoform X2; protein product: MNIELRINQHTLNGLQIMGCVQCKDKEATKLTEDRDTSFSQAAGYRYEPEPMPQHYPSFGVTTIPNYNNFHTPIGQGVAVFGGICTSSNTGTLRTRGGTGVTLFVALYDYEARTEDDLSFRKGERFQIINSTEGDWWDARSLNTGGSGYIPSNYVAPVDSIQAEDWYFGKLGRKEAERQLLSTGNQRGTYLIRESETTKGAFSLSIRDWDEVKGDHVKHYKIRKLDRGGYYITTRAQFDSLSQLVQHYSDRAAGLCCRLVVPCYKGMPRLADLSVKTKDVWEIPRESLQLIKRLGNGQFGEVWMEYKLTLTLTPYTGGLNHDAWEITTGTLELELKLVTGCFNRGFCGTWNGTTKVAVKTLKPGTMSPESFLEEAQIMKKLRHDKLVQLYAVVSEEPIYIVTEYMGKGSLLDFLKDGDGRASKLPNLVDMAAQVAAGMAYIERMNYIHRDLRSANILVGDNLVCKIADFGLARLIEDNEYTARQGAKFPIKWTAPEAALYGKFTIKSDVWSFGILLTELVTKGRVPYPGMNNREVLEQVDRGYRMPCPQDCPISMHELMLQCWKKDAEERPTFEYLQAFLEDYFTATEPQYQPGDNL
- the fynb gene encoding tyrosine-protein kinase fynb isoform X1, producing the protein MNIELRINQHTLNGLQIMGCVQCKDKEATKLTEDRDTSFSQAAGYRYEPEPMPQHYPSFGVTTIPNYNNFHTPIGQGVAVFGGICTSSNTGTLRTRGGTGVTLFVALYDYEARTEDDLSFRKGERFQIINSTEGDWWDARSLNTGGSGYIPSNYVAPVDSIQAEDWYFGKLGRKEAERQLLSTGNQRGTYLIRESETTKGAFSLSIRDWDEVKGDHVKHYKIRKLDRGGYYITTRAQFDSLSQLVQHYSDRAAGLCCRLVVPCYKGMPRLADLSVKTKDVWEIPRESLQLIKRLGNGQFGEVWMGTWNGTTKVAVKTLKPGTMSPESFLEEAQIMKKLRHDKLVQLYAVVSEEPIYIVTEYMGKGSLLDFLKDGDGRASKLPNLVDMAAQVAAGMAYIERMNYIHRDLRSANILVGDNLVCKIADFGLARLIEDNEYTARQGAKFPIKWTAPEAALYGKFTIKSDVWSFGILLTELVTKGRVPYPGMNNREVLEQVDRGYRMPCPQDCPISMHELMLQCWKKDAEERPTFEYLQAFLEDYFTATEPQYQPGDNL